In one Tessaracoccus palaemonis genomic region, the following are encoded:
- the kdpB gene encoding potassium-transporting ATPase subunit KdpB: MSTLTQPKADERVAPPAAAPRRGLAWSQVSAALPGALVKLHPRHQWRNPVMLIVWVGAALTTLLGIVEAFTGGPAASGGTEVPWAFTWSIAGWLWLTVLFANLAESIAEGRGKAQAETLRRTRTTTVAHRAQGYRADDDPAAELAATEEVSSAELRLGDTVVVVAGDLIPGDGDIIWGIASVDESAITGESAPVIRESGGDRSAVTGGTRVLSDRIVVRITSKPGETFVDRMIALVEGAARQRTPNEIALNILLASLSIVFVVVALTLNPIASYPAQPASITVLVALLVCLIPTTIGALLSAIGIAGMDRLIQRNVLAMSGRAVEAAGDVTTLLMDKTGTITYGNRRATGFVRLTGVPREELVLAAVTSSLADPTPEGSSIVALGRELGTDPGPDPRGVIVPFTAQTRMSGLDLADGAQIRKGAGSAVIAWLREESGAVDAGTLAELEGRVEAIASSGGTPLVVASRSADGTGRLLGVVHLKDVVKEGLQARFAELRAMGIRTVMVTGDNPLTAAAIAQEAGVDDYLAEATPEQKLAYIRREQEGGNLVAMTGDGTNDAPALAQADVGVAMNTGTSAAKEAGNMVDLDSDPTKLIDIVAIGKQLLITRGALTTFSIANDVAKYFAIIPAIFMGVFPSLAVLNIMGLSSPASAVLSAVIFNAIVIVFLVPLALRGVQYRPVSASQLLGRNLAVYGLGGIITPFIGIWLIDQLVRLIPGF, translated from the coding sequence ATGTCCACACTCACCCAACCCAAGGCCGACGAACGCGTCGCGCCGCCGGCCGCCGCACCCCGCCGCGGGCTCGCCTGGTCCCAGGTCTCCGCGGCCCTGCCCGGAGCCCTGGTGAAGCTGCACCCGCGCCACCAGTGGCGCAACCCCGTGATGCTGATCGTCTGGGTCGGGGCCGCGCTCACGACGCTGCTCGGCATCGTCGAGGCCTTCACCGGCGGCCCCGCAGCCTCCGGCGGGACGGAGGTCCCGTGGGCGTTCACGTGGTCCATCGCCGGCTGGCTGTGGCTCACCGTCCTGTTCGCCAACCTCGCCGAGTCCATCGCCGAGGGCCGCGGCAAGGCCCAGGCCGAGACGCTGCGCCGCACCCGCACCACCACCGTGGCGCACCGGGCGCAGGGCTACCGGGCCGACGACGATCCCGCCGCGGAGCTGGCCGCCACCGAGGAGGTGTCCTCGGCCGAGCTGCGGCTCGGCGATACCGTCGTGGTCGTCGCCGGGGACCTGATCCCGGGCGACGGCGACATCATCTGGGGCATCGCCAGCGTCGACGAGTCGGCCATCACCGGCGAGTCCGCGCCCGTGATCCGGGAGTCGGGCGGCGACCGGTCGGCCGTCACGGGAGGCACGCGCGTGCTGTCCGACCGGATCGTGGTGCGCATCACGTCGAAGCCCGGCGAGACCTTTGTCGACCGCATGATCGCGCTCGTCGAGGGGGCCGCCCGGCAGCGGACCCCCAACGAGATCGCGCTGAACATCCTGCTGGCGTCGCTGTCCATCGTGTTCGTGGTCGTCGCCCTCACCCTCAACCCGATCGCCTCGTACCCGGCGCAACCTGCGAGCATCACCGTGCTGGTCGCGCTGCTCGTCTGCCTCATCCCGACGACCATCGGCGCGCTGCTGTCGGCCATCGGCATCGCCGGCATGGACCGGCTGATCCAGCGCAACGTGCTGGCCATGTCGGGCCGCGCGGTCGAGGCCGCCGGCGATGTGACAACGCTCCTGATGGACAAGACGGGCACCATCACCTACGGCAACCGACGCGCCACCGGCTTCGTCCGCCTGACCGGCGTACCGCGCGAGGAGCTCGTCCTGGCCGCGGTGACGTCGTCGCTGGCCGACCCCACCCCGGAGGGATCGTCGATCGTGGCACTCGGGCGCGAGCTGGGCACCGACCCTGGACCGGATCCCCGCGGAGTCATCGTCCCGTTCACCGCGCAGACGCGCATGTCGGGGCTGGACCTGGCCGACGGGGCCCAGATCCGCAAGGGGGCCGGCTCCGCGGTGATCGCGTGGCTGCGGGAGGAGTCCGGCGCCGTCGACGCCGGCACGCTGGCCGAGCTGGAGGGGCGCGTCGAGGCCATCGCGTCCTCGGGCGGCACCCCGCTGGTCGTCGCGTCGAGGAGCGCGGACGGCACGGGCCGCCTCCTGGGCGTCGTCCACCTGAAGGACGTCGTGAAGGAGGGCCTGCAGGCCCGGTTCGCCGAACTCCGCGCCATGGGCATCCGCACGGTGATGGTCACCGGCGACAACCCGCTGACGGCCGCGGCGATCGCGCAGGAGGCGGGCGTCGACGACTACCTGGCGGAGGCCACGCCCGAGCAGAAGCTCGCCTACATCCGGCGCGAGCAGGAGGGCGGCAACCTCGTCGCGATGACCGGTGACGGCACCAACGACGCCCCGGCCCTGGCGCAGGCCGACGTCGGCGTCGCCATGAACACGGGCACGTCCGCGGCGAAGGAGGCGGGCAACATGGTCGACCTCGACTCCGACCCGACCAAGCTCATCGACATCGTCGCCATCGGCAAGCAGCTCCTCATCACCCGCGGCGCGCTGACGACGTTCTCCATCGCCAACGACGTCGCCAAGTACTTCGCGATCATCCCCGCCATCTTCATGGGGGTGTTTCCGAGCCTGGCGGTCCTCAACATCATGGGGCTGAGCTCGCCGGCCTCGGCTGTGCTGTCGGCCGTGATCTTCAACGCCATCGTGATCGTCTTCCTCGTGCCGCTCGCGCTGCGCGGTGTGCAGTACCGGCCCGTCAGCGCCTCGCAGCTGCTCGGCCGCAACCTCGCCGTCTACGGGCTCGGCGGCATCATCACCCCCTTCATCGGGATCTGGCTCATCGACCAGCTCGTGCGCCTCATCCCCGGCTTCTGA
- the kdpC gene encoding K(+)-transporting ATPase subunit C yields the protein MITATRSGGRMIWVATRALLLFTVVLGLGYTLLITAVGQLAFPQQANGSLISGGDGVVVGSSLIGQSFTDAAGRPLAGYFQPRPSAAGDGYDATSSSGSNLGPENPDLIDAVASRVTEVAAFNGVDESLVPADAVTSSGSGLDPHISPAYATIQIGRVAAARGLTTDEVTDLVAAHTSGPDLGHLGESVVNVPELNLALDELEG from the coding sequence ATGATCACAGCCACCCGCAGCGGCGGACGGATGATCTGGGTGGCGACCCGCGCGCTGCTCCTGTTCACAGTCGTGCTCGGCCTCGGCTACACGCTCCTCATCACCGCCGTCGGCCAGCTGGCCTTCCCACAGCAGGCGAACGGCTCCCTGATCTCCGGCGGCGACGGCGTCGTCGTCGGATCCTCGCTGATCGGCCAGTCGTTCACCGACGCGGCGGGCCGCCCCCTGGCCGGGTACTTCCAGCCCCGCCCGTCGGCGGCGGGAGACGGGTACGACGCGACCTCGTCGTCCGGGTCGAATCTCGGCCCGGAGAACCCGGACCTGATCGACGCCGTCGCCTCGCGGGTCACCGAGGTCGCGGCCTTCAACGGCGTCGACGAGTCCCTGGTCCCCGCGGACGCCGTGACATCCTCGGGTTCCGGCCTCGACCCGCACATCAGCCCCGCCTATGCCACAATCCAGATCGGGCGGGTCGCCGCGGCGCGCGGCCTCACGACCGACGAGGTCACCGACCTCGTCGCCGCGCATACGTCCGGCCCGGACCTGGGGCACCTCGGCGAGAGTGTCGTGAACGTGCCCGAGTTGAACCTCGCGCTGGACGAACTGGAGGGCTGA
- a CDS encoding potassium-transporting ATPase subunit F: MEFLAAALGVAAVVYLLIALVRPERF, encoded by the coding sequence ATGGAGTTCCTCGCCGCCGCCCTGGGGGTCGCCGCGGTCGTCTACCTCCTCATCGCCCTCGTGCGCCCGGAGCGGTTCTGA
- a CDS encoding pentapeptide repeat-containing protein, with amino-acid sequence MDYAELIEHDDIEGVRRSGVDFSGADEDGLRILDCRFDGARLNGAKFTGCRFIDVVFDAADAPDLELSKCALQDVAITASRLGGVQAYAGTWTRVTIVGGKVGYLNLRSAKLARVRFEDCVVDELDLSQTQVDRLSFSGCTVGRLDLSNARCKDVDLSGAEVLTLESNPEGLRGVSVSHAQAVDLAPGLARILGMKVV; translated from the coding sequence ATGGACTACGCGGAGCTTATCGAGCACGACGACATCGAGGGCGTCCGCCGGTCGGGGGTCGACTTCAGCGGCGCCGACGAGGACGGCCTGAGGATCCTCGACTGCCGGTTCGACGGCGCCCGGCTGAACGGCGCGAAGTTCACGGGCTGCCGGTTCATCGACGTGGTCTTCGACGCGGCCGACGCGCCCGATCTCGAGCTGTCGAAGTGCGCACTGCAGGACGTCGCGATCACCGCGTCGCGCCTCGGGGGAGTGCAGGCCTACGCGGGGACCTGGACTCGGGTCACGATCGTCGGCGGCAAGGTGGGATACCTCAATCTCCGCTCCGCCAAGCTCGCCCGCGTCCGCTTCGAGGACTGCGTGGTCGACGAGCTGGACCTGTCGCAGACGCAGGTGGACCGGCTGAGCTTCAGCGGCTGCACCGTCGGCCGCCTGGACCTCAGCAACGCGCGGTGCAAGGACGTGGACCTGAGCGGTGCGGAGGTCCTGACCCTGGAGTCGAACCCGGAGGGCCTGCGCGGCGTGTCCGTGAGCCACGCGCAGGCCGTCGACCTCGCCCCGGGCCTCGCCCGCATCCTGGGCATGAAGGTGGTCTGA
- a CDS encoding DUF5134 domain-containing protein has product MFTFDATPVKFIGLLILFAWCTIWCIYEVTRRQTGVQRVSNVLHVAMAVVMLAMIAGPTWKGLTAVVPTWGLTVVFVAATLWFIARIPVSRAAGDAAGVKHFAGHSMMFGAMVWHLAAMAVMAAAMSAPAASAGADMDMSGHGDMAGSGSSMGGMDSMSAMQQQGGALWWFAVVGLAFMTYLLVASVVALIRVFDNRGEGVGELAACCAEIRPVGTTKYRLAALSDFAMNFGMFWMSTGLLVPVLPFFAALAF; this is encoded by the coding sequence ATGTTCACGTTCGACGCCACCCCGGTGAAGTTCATCGGCCTGCTGATCCTGTTCGCCTGGTGCACCATCTGGTGCATCTACGAGGTGACGCGCAGGCAGACGGGAGTCCAGCGGGTCTCGAACGTCCTGCACGTCGCGATGGCCGTCGTGATGCTCGCCATGATCGCGGGGCCGACGTGGAAGGGCCTGACCGCGGTCGTGCCGACCTGGGGGCTGACGGTCGTCTTCGTGGCCGCGACGCTCTGGTTCATCGCCCGCATCCCCGTCTCGCGGGCCGCCGGTGACGCTGCAGGGGTGAAGCACTTCGCCGGGCACTCGATGATGTTCGGCGCGATGGTGTGGCACCTGGCGGCGATGGCCGTCATGGCCGCGGCGATGTCCGCGCCGGCCGCCTCCGCCGGGGCCGACATGGACATGTCAGGCCACGGCGACATGGCGGGCTCCGGCTCCTCGATGGGCGGCATGGACTCCATGTCTGCCATGCAGCAGCAGGGCGGGGCGCTCTGGTGGTTCGCGGTGGTCGGGCTGGCCTTCATGACGTACCTGCTGGTCGCGAGCGTCGTCGCGTTGATCCGCGTCTTCGACAACCGCGGCGAGGGCGTGGGGGAACTCGCCGCCTGCTGCGCGGAGATCCGCCCCGTCGGGACGACGAAGTACCGCCTGGCCGCGCTTTCCGACTTCGCGATGAACTTCGGCATGTTCTGGATGAGCACCGGCCTGCTCGTCCCTGTGCTGCCGTTCTTCGCCGCGCTGGCCTTCTGA
- the kdpA gene encoding potassium-transporting ATPase subunit KdpA — protein sequence MDWILLAASIATLALALGLAHRPLGDYMARVFTTPRHWRVESGIYRVVGVDSDREQSWQAYARSVLYFSLVGVLFLYLLQRAQEWLPFSLGNAAVEPGVAFNTAISFVTNTNWQAYSGEALGYTVQFLGLTVQNFLSAAVGLAVAVALVRGFAYRSSGTIGNFWVDLVRGTLRILLPLSIVAAVVLIAGGVIQNFNGFTDVPTVADGVQSIPGGPVASQEAIKELGTNGGGFFNANSAHPFENPAAWTSLLQVFLLLLIPFSLPRTFGTMIGDRRQGRAILAAMATLYLLSTAAMAAFEFAGRGTAVELAGAAMEGKEARFGLVQSVIYATSTTLTSTGAVNSMHDSYTGLGGMMAMINMMLGEIAPGGVGSGLYGMLIVAVIAVFIAGLLVGRTPEYLGKKITPRAMKLASLYILVMPILVLVGVALSFAVPAIRDSVVDVSLANAGSHGLSEVIYAFASAANNNGSAFAGLTASTPWLTAALGAAMLFGRFIPIVLVLALAGSLAAQGATPATAGTLPTHRPLFVGMTVATAVLVTALVFFPILTLGPLAEGLL from the coding sequence ATGGACTGGATCCTGCTCGCCGCGAGCATCGCCACCCTCGCGCTGGCTCTCGGCCTCGCGCACCGCCCGCTGGGCGACTACATGGCGCGGGTCTTCACCACGCCAAGGCACTGGAGGGTCGAGTCCGGCATCTACCGCGTCGTCGGCGTCGATTCTGACCGCGAGCAGTCCTGGCAGGCCTATGCGCGCTCGGTGCTGTACTTCTCGCTGGTGGGTGTCCTGTTCCTCTACCTGCTGCAACGCGCGCAGGAATGGCTGCCCTTCTCCCTCGGGAACGCCGCCGTCGAACCCGGAGTCGCCTTCAACACCGCCATCTCGTTCGTGACCAACACGAACTGGCAGGCGTACTCGGGCGAGGCGCTCGGCTACACCGTGCAGTTCCTCGGGCTGACGGTGCAGAACTTCCTCTCGGCCGCGGTCGGGCTGGCCGTCGCCGTCGCGCTGGTCCGCGGGTTCGCCTACCGGTCGTCGGGGACCATCGGGAACTTCTGGGTGGACCTGGTCCGCGGCACTCTGCGGATCCTGCTGCCGCTGTCGATCGTGGCCGCCGTCGTGCTCATCGCGGGCGGCGTCATCCAGAACTTCAACGGGTTCACCGACGTTCCTACGGTCGCCGACGGGGTGCAGAGCATCCCCGGGGGGCCCGTCGCATCCCAGGAGGCCATCAAGGAACTCGGGACCAACGGCGGCGGCTTCTTCAACGCCAACTCGGCCCACCCGTTCGAGAACCCCGCGGCCTGGACGAGCCTGCTGCAGGTCTTCCTCCTCCTGCTGATCCCGTTCTCGCTGCCCCGGACGTTCGGCACGATGATCGGCGACCGTCGCCAGGGCCGCGCCATCCTCGCCGCCATGGCGACGCTGTACCTCCTCTCGACCGCTGCGATGGCCGCCTTCGAGTTCGCGGGCCGGGGCACGGCCGTCGAGCTGGCGGGCGCCGCGATGGAGGGAAAGGAGGCGCGCTTCGGGCTCGTGCAATCCGTGATCTACGCCACGTCGACGACGCTGACCTCCACTGGGGCGGTCAACTCCATGCACGACTCCTACACGGGGCTCGGCGGGATGATGGCGATGATCAACATGATGCTGGGCGAGATCGCCCCCGGCGGCGTCGGGTCCGGCCTCTACGGCATGCTCATCGTCGCCGTGATCGCGGTGTTCATCGCGGGCCTGCTCGTCGGGCGGACCCCGGAATACCTCGGCAAGAAGATCACACCGCGCGCGATGAAGCTCGCCAGCCTGTACATCCTGGTCATGCCGATCCTGGTCCTCGTGGGCGTGGCGCTGAGCTTCGCCGTCCCGGCGATCCGCGACAGCGTCGTGGACGTCTCGCTCGCCAACGCCGGATCGCATGGCCTGTCCGAGGTGATCTACGCCTTCGCGTCGGCCGCGAACAACAACGGGTCGGCATTCGCCGGGCTGACCGCGAGCACACCGTGGCTGACCGCCGCGCTCGGCGCGGCGATGCTGTTCGGCCGGTTCATCCCCATCGTGCTGGTCCTGGCGCTGGCGGGTTCGTTGGCCGCCCAGGGCGCCACACCCGCCACCGCGGGCACGCTCCCCACCCATCGACCGCTGTTCGTCGGCATGACGGTGGCCACCGCGGTCCTGGTCACCGCACTCGTCTTCTTCCCCATTCTCACGCTGGGTCCCCTGGCTGAAGGGCTGCTCTGA
- a CDS encoding sensor histidine kinase, with translation MANRGRLRVLLGAAPGVGKTFAMLEEGRRLLLEEGRDVVVGIVETHGRSATAKMAEGIPQVPRTTFQHRGVTLEELDIDAVLRRAPDVALVDELAHTNAPGSRNEKRWEDVAELLAAGVDVISTLNIQHIESLNDVVEQITGVPQRETIPDSFLRRADQVEVIDLAPQALRSRLSEGIVYPAERIDAALSNYFRLGNLTALRELALLWLADEVDQALTRYRREHDISVTWEARERVVVALTGGPEGETLLRRGARIAARSAGGELIAVHVTSQDGLRSGSPASLAQQRALVEKLGGTYHQVVGDDVPTSLVEFARSLNATQLVLGVSRRGRLATALTGPGIGATVLRDSGDIDVHIVTHAAASRFALPRAGGALTIRRQALGFLLALLGGPMLTALLLTLRSEDSITSDVLSYQLLVVLVALVGGLWPALFAAVLSGITLDYFFIDPLHTITIAEPMHIVALLLYVVIATLVSVVVDRAARYTRAARRAAAESELIQTVAGSVLRGDNAIQALVDRTREAFQFEAVRVRVGDRIVAASGDGDWGHHLCIDLSGEGTLELSGNDLPASERRLLTVVASQIGAALEHRRLTATAEEIAPIAASDRVRGALLSALSHDLRRPLAAASAAVGGLRTAGPGLSGDDRQELLETADESLAALATLVNDLLDVSRLQAGVLSIHTLPTDPAESIAPALDELGLGPTEVRLSLDHEDSCASADPVLLQRVIVNLLTNALRYSPPEVPVTVTTSTFGYRMEIRVIDHGSGVSPDDQDGIFQPFQRLGDTDNSSGLGLGLALSRGFVEAMGGELTPEETPGGGLTMVVALRVSRPDEPTQEATA, from the coding sequence GTGGCGAACCGGGGGCGACTACGCGTGCTGCTCGGCGCCGCCCCCGGCGTCGGCAAGACCTTCGCAATGCTCGAGGAGGGACGCCGCCTCCTGCTGGAGGAGGGCCGCGACGTCGTCGTCGGCATCGTCGAGACCCATGGGCGCTCGGCCACGGCGAAGATGGCCGAGGGCATCCCCCAGGTGCCGCGCACCACGTTCCAGCACCGCGGCGTCACGCTCGAGGAACTCGACATCGATGCCGTCCTGCGGCGGGCACCCGACGTCGCGCTCGTGGATGAACTCGCGCACACCAACGCGCCGGGGTCCCGCAACGAGAAGCGCTGGGAGGACGTCGCCGAACTGCTGGCCGCCGGCGTGGACGTCATCTCCACCCTCAACATCCAGCACATCGAGTCGCTGAACGACGTCGTCGAGCAGATCACGGGCGTCCCCCAGCGCGAGACGATCCCCGACAGCTTCCTGCGACGGGCCGACCAGGTCGAGGTCATCGACCTGGCCCCGCAGGCGCTACGCAGCCGGCTCTCGGAGGGCATCGTCTACCCGGCGGAGCGGATCGACGCGGCGCTGTCGAACTACTTCCGGCTCGGCAACCTGACCGCGCTGCGGGAGCTCGCGCTGCTGTGGCTGGCCGACGAGGTCGACCAGGCCCTGACGCGGTACCGCCGGGAGCACGACATCAGCGTCACCTGGGAGGCCAGGGAGCGCGTCGTCGTGGCGCTGACGGGCGGGCCCGAGGGCGAGACGCTGCTGCGTCGAGGCGCACGGATCGCGGCGAGATCCGCCGGCGGCGAGCTGATCGCTGTGCACGTCACGAGCCAGGACGGGCTGCGGTCGGGCAGTCCCGCGTCGCTGGCGCAGCAGCGGGCACTGGTTGAGAAACTGGGCGGCACCTACCACCAGGTGGTCGGCGACGACGTGCCCACGTCGCTGGTGGAGTTCGCCCGCTCGCTGAACGCGACCCAGCTGGTCCTGGGCGTCAGCCGCCGCGGCCGCCTGGCCACCGCGCTGACCGGCCCCGGCATCGGCGCGACGGTGCTGCGGGACTCCGGCGACATCGATGTCCACATCGTCACGCATGCTGCGGCCAGCCGCTTCGCGCTTCCCCGCGCGGGTGGCGCCCTCACGATCCGTCGGCAGGCCCTCGGCTTCCTACTCGCCCTCCTCGGTGGGCCCATGCTCACCGCGCTGCTGTTGACGCTGCGTTCCGAGGATTCCATCACCAGCGACGTGCTGAGCTACCAGCTCCTCGTGGTCCTCGTCGCGCTGGTGGGCGGGCTCTGGCCAGCGCTGTTCGCGGCCGTGCTGTCGGGCATCACGCTCGACTATTTCTTCATCGACCCCCTCCACACCATCACGATCGCCGAGCCGATGCACATCGTCGCTCTGCTCCTCTACGTCGTGATCGCGACGCTGGTCAGCGTCGTCGTCGACCGCGCGGCCCGGTACACGCGCGCCGCCCGCCGGGCCGCGGCCGAGTCCGAGCTCATCCAGACGGTGGCGGGCAGCGTGCTTCGCGGGGACAACGCGATCCAGGCCCTGGTGGACCGGACCCGGGAGGCTTTCCAGTTCGAGGCGGTCAGGGTCCGGGTCGGAGACCGGATCGTCGCCGCCTCCGGGGACGGCGACTGGGGCCACCACCTGTGCATCGATCTGTCCGGCGAGGGCACCCTCGAGCTCTCGGGCAATGACCTGCCCGCTTCGGAGCGCCGCCTGCTCACCGTTGTCGCCTCGCAGATCGGGGCCGCGCTCGAGCACAGAAGGCTCACCGCGACGGCGGAAGAGATCGCGCCCATCGCGGCATCCGACCGCGTCCGCGGCGCGCTGTTGTCGGCGCTCAGCCACGATCTGCGGCGCCCGCTGGCCGCCGCGTCCGCGGCGGTCGGCGGCCTCCGGACGGCCGGCCCCGGCCTGTCGGGCGACGACCGGCAGGAGCTCCTCGAGACGGCCGACGAGAGCCTCGCCGCGCTCGCGACGCTCGTCAACGACCTGTTGGACGTCAGTCGCCTGCAGGCCGGGGTACTCAGCATCCACACCCTGCCGACCGACCCGGCCGAGTCCATCGCCCCTGCCCTCGACGAACTGGGCCTCGGCCCGACGGAGGTGCGGCTCTCCCTCGACCACGAGGACAGCTGCGCCAGCGCCGACCCGGTGCTGCTGCAGCGGGTCATCGTGAACCTGCTGACGAATGCGCTGCGCTACTCACCGCCGGAGGTGCCGGTGACGGTCACGACCAGCACCTTCGGATACCGGATGGAGATCCGCGTCATCGACCATGGGTCGGGCGTCTCGCCGGATGACCAGGACGGCATCTTCCAGCCCTTCCAGCGTCTCGGGGACACCGACAACTCGAGCGGACTGGGCCTGGGGCTCGCGCTGTCGCGGGGCTTCGTCGAGGCCATGGGCGGTGAGCTGACTCCCGAGGAGACCCCCGGCGGCGGCCTGACAATGGTCGTCGCGCTCCGAGTCTCCCGCCCGGACGAACCGACGCAGGAGGCCACAGCATGA
- a CDS encoding patatin-like phospholipase family protein: MAGKGLFGLPFFSLTPRPTVVSCILSGGGARASFQLGALAYLYEHDEEFTPTIFVGASAGSIIASSLAQAATPEGQRMYLRRLTDIWDSMTANSDMFTARPWFARLETEAPTWLEIVRPARPVRPEPTRSGWLPFRRSASAASPEPADEPPSPLELALTPDDETEIRSDWSLAMLSGIASHLGQLPRIGSDLSTIAHGLDNTRSMYRPGPVLAKLLDEEMFSPARVAASGTTLRLAMVALESGELRYMTERGTLVNREDEPFDAAEHDLSVGVLASCSIPAVFRPVPLGAETYVDGGARENLPAELTIGHLGAARNYVVSSQAMGVQRRKSMANADIFSVVMRSTEILIDEAGRDELAYAHSTGAVVIFPELVVHDAMTVDPGLIAINEAYGWMRAAERHLDMDAASEARHRLITQLRVRGLQLEKEYLEQPTPTRRAEVALHSVKVELRDAVRSAHGTPLPPGADQWWRQWERHADQPTFAPPWLSM, translated from the coding sequence ATGGCTGGCAAGGGACTCTTCGGTCTTCCGTTCTTCTCACTCACGCCTCGCCCGACGGTGGTCTCCTGCATCCTGTCCGGGGGCGGGGCCCGGGCGAGCTTCCAGCTCGGCGCGCTCGCCTACCTGTACGAGCACGACGAGGAGTTCACGCCCACGATCTTCGTCGGCGCCTCCGCGGGCTCGATCATCGCCTCCTCGCTGGCCCAGGCGGCCACCCCGGAGGGTCAGCGGATGTATCTGCGGCGCCTCACCGACATCTGGGACTCGATGACGGCGAACTCGGACATGTTCACGGCGCGACCGTGGTTCGCCCGGCTGGAGACCGAGGCGCCGACATGGCTGGAGATCGTCCGGCCGGCCCGACCGGTGCGACCCGAGCCCACCCGGAGCGGCTGGCTGCCCTTCAGGCGCAGCGCCTCCGCTGCGAGCCCCGAGCCGGCCGACGAGCCCCCCAGCCCGCTCGAGCTTGCGCTCACCCCCGACGACGAGACCGAGATCCGCTCCGACTGGTCGCTCGCCATGCTGTCCGGCATCGCCTCGCACCTGGGTCAGCTGCCGCGCATCGGCTCCGACCTCAGCACCATCGCCCACGGCCTGGACAACACGCGCTCCATGTACCGGCCCGGTCCGGTGCTCGCCAAGCTTCTGGATGAGGAGATGTTCTCCCCCGCGCGCGTCGCGGCCTCCGGCACGACACTGCGGCTGGCCATGGTCGCCCTCGAGTCCGGCGAGCTCCGCTACATGACCGAGCGCGGCACCCTGGTGAACCGCGAGGACGAGCCGTTCGACGCGGCCGAGCACGACCTCAGCGTCGGCGTGCTGGCCTCCTGCTCCATCCCCGCGGTGTTCCGCCCGGTCCCGCTGGGCGCGGAGACCTATGTCGACGGCGGCGCCCGGGAGAACCTCCCCGCCGAGCTCACGATCGGGCACCTCGGCGCGGCCCGGAACTACGTCGTCAGCTCGCAGGCCATGGGCGTGCAGCGCCGCAAGTCGATGGCCAACGCCGACATCTTCTCCGTCGTGATGCGCTCCACCGAGATCCTGATCGACGAGGCCGGCCGCGACGAGCTGGCGTACGCGCACTCGACGGGCGCCGTCGTGATCTTCCCCGAGCTTGTCGTGCACGACGCCATGACGGTCGACCCCGGCCTCATCGCCATCAACGAGGCCTACGGCTGGATGCGGGCCGCCGAGAGGCACCTGGACATGGACGCCGCCTCCGAGGCCCGCCACCGCCTCATCACGCAGCTGCGGGTGCGCGGGCTCCAGCTGGAGAAGGAGTACCTCGAGCAGCCGACGCCGACGAGGCGGGCGGAGGTCGCGCTGCACTCGGTGAAGGTCGAGCTCCGCGACGCGGTGCGCTCGGCGCACGGCACCCCTCTGCCGCCCGGCGCGGACCAGTGGTGGCGCCAGTGGGAGCGGCATGCGGATCAGCCGACGTTCGCCCCGCCGTGGCTCAGCATGTGA
- a CDS encoding response regulator transcription factor: MKILIADDDPQILRALRITLAAKGYEVVTASDGAQAISAAIDDHPDVYLLDLGMPQLNGIDVIHGIRGWSQAPILVVSGRTGAYDKVEALDAGADDYVTKPFSIEELLARIRALTRRVQKDEAVPSVRLGDVTIDLAARSVTRESSSGRRQVRLTPTEWQVIEILIRNSGRLVTRQTLLTSIWGTEHAEDSGYLRLYVSQLRKKLESDPSNPVHIITEPGMGYRLENVSAG, encoded by the coding sequence ATGAAGATCCTGATCGCCGACGATGACCCGCAGATCCTCCGCGCGCTGCGGATCACGCTCGCGGCCAAGGGCTACGAGGTGGTCACCGCCTCCGACGGCGCGCAGGCCATCAGCGCCGCGATCGACGACCACCCGGACGTCTACCTCCTCGATCTCGGGATGCCGCAGCTCAACGGCATCGACGTCATCCATGGCATCCGCGGCTGGTCCCAGGCGCCGATCCTGGTCGTCTCCGGCCGGACCGGCGCCTACGACAAGGTCGAGGCGCTCGACGCCGGCGCCGACGACTACGTGACGAAGCCCTTCTCCATCGAGGAGCTGCTCGCCCGCATCCGCGCGCTCACCCGCCGCGTGCAGAAGGACGAGGCGGTACCGTCGGTCCGGCTGGGAGACGTCACGATCGACCTGGCGGCCCGCAGCGTGACGCGTGAGTCGTCGTCGGGGCGCCGCCAGGTGCGGCTCACGCCCACCGAGTGGCAGGTGATCGAGATCCTCATCCGCAACTCGGGCCGGCTCGTGACGCGGCAGACGCTGCTGACCAGCATCTGGGGCACCGAGCATGCGGAGGACAGCGGCTACCTGCGGCTGTATGTCTCCCAGCTCCGCAAGAAGCTCGAGTCCGATCCCTCTAACCCGGTGCACATCATCACGGAGCCGGGCATGGGGTACCGGCTGGAGAACGTGTCGGCGGGCTGA